A window of Chitinophaga sp. MM2321 contains these coding sequences:
- a CDS encoding SusC/RagA family TonB-linked outer membrane protein, whose product MHKFANSNRTVIFFMRVALIQICLLFCFLTCVFAKNVRAQEVLSKKISLDMPPSDLRNILKAITEKTAVNFTYSNSTLPAKYRVNLVARDEQLGEVLQRLLSPLHITFEVINEQVVLKKEKSSEGGMNIETLKILFKKISGTVTSTDGTPLPGVGVMLAGTTKGTATDANGHFELEAQDGDVLIFSSIGFLQKRVTVGATTPLAIVLTASATSLDAVAVTALGIKRSVRTLGYSQEEVKGAEVARSNAPNIINALGGKMAGVNVTNPNGVDGGSTRIVIGGNNAIQGDNQPLIIVDGMPMANDLATPYDVRNSPTGSALYAGTKADASNTSAPKDFGSPINMINPEDIESISVLKGPTAAALYGGKGANGVILITTKKGVKRSGLGVDYTYGFKSIEPYRYLQLQNEYGAGGMISLNTPTYLDVNGKPSLTTNWDGMFVDPKTGSGPYGVNTYNQVGWPGSGLSWGPKMDGKMITWWDGSQQADVPQPDNIKLLYRNGLQSSHNVSLSGGNEWGSIRASFSRLDNSAVLPNSDYYRNTFNLGANMKITKRVNVQLTSSYIVNQYHNPPQLGNDDGNSWQKRLVYNAGRNYRGEDIPIYKNPDGTQNTLSGFPWVGNGGAIVWNLYENNTDQNRRKLLAGIQLNYEATDFLDFVFRGGLDNNTNELITKNTPTDVLGLKGYYGHGTERDNASNMDFIGTLHKEKMFDGALAAKFSVGGTIYQRDMYGQFNYNDNWSIPYIYSLNNGTFLGNPHPVVESELRKRMNSVYSFLNLSYKDFLYLDVTGRNDWSSALPKGQWSYFFPSFAGSFVFNDLLHIDPSILSFGKIRVAWAQAAVDPAPYQVNYNYTASTFAGQAAIQLPTSLPAFNFKPAINTTADFGLVLGFLNNNLNLDLRYYSGKSRNQILRSPLPLSSGVDNVVVNSGVLENSGIEMILHAKVVNRDALKWDIALNLAHSNNKLISLSEGTDRVDMGSAWNDGGGHGPVVSAKVGDQFGTIYGYDHVYDPVTHLPLMVQDPYDKPEMNGTLYRATDGLVPIGNATPKLTGGITNTFTFKNGISVSALVDCKIGGDIWSGTYATIMQQGQAPETLKERDGGGLAYTTPDGTKTNWGVVLPGVFPDGKVNDNVVHYYYKYMAYGVWSSTDLGGGIKGSDWIDKSSIFTNTWVKMREISVNYQVPERIVRKAKIFQAASLTLVGRDLFYIYTTLPDHINPEGVNGAGNAQGLEFMSLPSFRSLGFQVRVSF is encoded by the coding sequence ATGCACAAATTTGCAAACTCCAACCGTACTGTCATATTTTTTATGAGGGTTGCGCTGATACAAATATGCCTGTTGTTCTGCTTTCTTACCTGTGTGTTCGCAAAAAATGTACGCGCACAGGAAGTTTTAAGCAAAAAGATTTCACTGGACATGCCTCCCAGTGACTTACGGAACATCCTGAAAGCTATTACGGAAAAAACAGCGGTTAATTTTACCTACAGCAACAGTACACTGCCGGCAAAATACCGTGTTAACCTTGTTGCCCGCGATGAGCAACTGGGAGAAGTGTTGCAGCGCCTCCTCTCTCCGCTGCATATCACCTTTGAGGTGATCAATGAGCAGGTAGTATTGAAAAAGGAGAAAAGCAGCGAAGGCGGAATGAATATAGAAACCCTGAAGATCCTGTTTAAAAAGATCAGCGGTACGGTAACCTCTACTGACGGTACGCCTTTACCCGGCGTAGGCGTTATGCTGGCAGGTACCACTAAAGGCACCGCCACAGATGCGAACGGTCATTTTGAACTGGAAGCACAGGATGGCGATGTACTCATCTTTTCTTCCATCGGTTTCCTGCAAAAGCGCGTTACTGTGGGCGCCACTACACCGCTGGCTATTGTGCTCACCGCTTCGGCTACTTCCCTGGATGCTGTTGCAGTAACAGCACTGGGTATCAAAAGAAGTGTACGGACCCTGGGCTATTCACAGGAAGAAGTGAAAGGCGCTGAAGTAGCACGCTCCAATGCACCCAATATTATTAATGCACTGGGCGGCAAAATGGCCGGTGTAAATGTAACAAACCCGAATGGTGTGGACGGTGGTAGTACCCGCATTGTGATTGGCGGTAATAACGCTATACAAGGCGATAACCAGCCGTTGATCATAGTGGATGGTATGCCGATGGCCAATGACCTGGCTACCCCTTATGATGTGCGTAATTCGCCTACCGGCAGCGCCCTGTATGCCGGCACGAAAGCAGATGCTTCCAATACCAGCGCCCCTAAAGATTTTGGTAGCCCCATCAATATGATCAACCCGGAAGATATTGAATCTATCAGTGTGCTGAAAGGCCCCACTGCTGCTGCATTGTACGGTGGTAAAGGCGCGAATGGTGTGATCCTGATCACTACCAAGAAAGGCGTTAAACGCAGCGGTCTTGGCGTTGACTATACTTATGGTTTTAAATCCATTGAGCCTTACCGTTACCTGCAATTGCAGAATGAATATGGCGCCGGTGGTATGATATCGCTCAATACACCTACCTATCTCGATGTCAATGGCAAACCTTCACTGACCACCAACTGGGATGGGATGTTTGTAGATCCGAAAACCGGTTCAGGTCCATACGGCGTAAATACCTACAACCAGGTAGGATGGCCTGGTTCAGGCTTGTCATGGGGTCCGAAAATGGATGGCAAAATGATCACCTGGTGGGATGGTTCCCAACAGGCCGATGTACCGCAACCGGATAATATCAAGCTGTTGTACCGCAACGGGTTGCAGTCTTCACACAATGTTTCCCTTTCCGGTGGCAACGAGTGGGGTTCTATCCGCGCATCTTTTTCCCGCCTGGATAACTCGGCCGTTTTACCCAACAGCGATTACTATCGCAATACTTTCAACCTGGGTGCCAATATGAAGATCACGAAAAGAGTGAATGTACAGCTTACCTCTTCCTATATCGTGAACCAGTATCATAACCCGCCGCAGCTGGGCAACGACGATGGCAATTCCTGGCAGAAACGCCTGGTATATAATGCCGGTCGTAACTACCGGGGCGAAGATATTCCTATCTACAAGAATCCTGACGGCACACAGAACACCCTTTCCGGATTTCCCTGGGTGGGCAATGGCGGCGCCATTGTATGGAACCTGTATGAAAACAATACGGATCAGAACAGGCGTAAATTACTGGCAGGTATCCAACTGAATTATGAAGCCACGGATTTCCTGGACTTCGTATTCCGCGGTGGATTGGATAATAATACCAATGAGCTGATCACAAAAAATACCCCTACAGATGTATTGGGACTGAAAGGATATTATGGCCATGGTACAGAGCGCGACAATGCTTCCAACATGGATTTTATCGGCACCCTGCATAAAGAGAAAATGTTTGACGGCGCATTGGCGGCGAAATTCTCTGTGGGGGGAACCATTTACCAGCGCGATATGTATGGACAGTTTAACTATAACGATAACTGGTCGATACCCTATATCTATTCACTTAATAACGGTACTTTTTTGGGTAATCCCCATCCCGTAGTGGAAAGTGAATTGCGTAAAAGAATGAATTCTGTTTACAGTTTTCTGAATTTATCTTACAAAGATTTTTTATACCTCGATGTAACAGGTCGTAATGATTGGTCTTCCGCATTACCAAAAGGACAATGGTCTTATTTCTTCCCTTCTTTTGCGGGTAGTTTTGTATTTAATGATCTGTTGCATATAGATCCTTCGATACTGAGTTTTGGTAAGATAAGAGTAGCCTGGGCACAGGCGGCAGTAGATCCGGCGCCTTACCAGGTGAATTATAATTACACAGCTTCCACTTTTGCCGGCCAGGCAGCTATTCAGTTACCTACTTCCCTGCCTGCATTTAATTTCAAACCGGCTATTAATACAACGGCCGATTTCGGATTGGTATTAGGGTTTCTTAATAATAACCTGAACCTGGATCTTCGCTACTACAGTGGAAAATCAAGGAACCAGATCCTGCGGTCGCCATTGCCGCTCAGTTCCGGTGTGGATAACGTAGTGGTCAACAGCGGCGTACTGGAAAACTCAGGAATAGAAATGATCCTGCATGCTAAAGTAGTTAACCGTGATGCTTTGAAATGGGATATAGCCCTGAACCTGGCGCATAGTAATAACAAGTTGATCTCCTTGTCTGAAGGTACTGACCGTGTGGATATGGGCAGTGCATGGAATGATGGCGGTGGTCACGGACCCGTTGTTTCCGCTAAAGTAGGCGACCAGTTCGGCACTATTTACGGATATGATCATGTGTATGATCCGGTTACACACCTGCCACTGATGGTACAGGACCCTTACGACAAACCGGAAATGAACGGTACGTTGTACAGGGCTACAGACGGGCTGGTACCTATTGGTAATGCTACGCCAAAACTAACCGGCGGTATCACCAACACCTTTACTTTCAAAAACGGGATATCAGTAAGCGCCCTGGTGGATTGTAAAATAGGTGGCGATATTTGGTCAGGTACCTATGCTACCATTATGCAACAGGGACAGGCGCCTGAAACGCTGAAAGAAAGAGATGGCGGCGGCCTGGCCTACACTACACCTGATGGCACCAAAACCAACTGGGGCGTAGTATTGCCGGGTGTATTCCCTGATGGAAAAGTGAATGACAACGTAGTACATTACTACTATAAATACATGGCTTATGGTGTATGGAGCAGTACAGATCTTGGCGGTGGTATCAAGGGAAGTGACTGGATCGATAAAAGTTCCATCTTCACAAATACCTGGGTAAAAATGAGAGAAATTTCTGTCAATTACCAGGTGCCGGAAAGGATTGTACGGAAAGCAAAAATATTCCAGGCGGCGTCGCTTACACTTGTTGGAAGGGATCTGTTTTATATCTACACAACTTTACCGGATCACATTAACCCGGAAGGGGTGAATGGTGCGGGCAATGCACAGGGGCTGGAGTTTATGTCGCTCCCAAGTTTCCGTTCTCTCGGGTTCCAGGTAAGGGTTTCGTTTTAA
- a CDS encoding 2Fe-2S iron-sulfur cluster-binding protein has product MPHAQNDQHPKGKHAARRDFLKQSSAIMALALAPPLVMKAAENDEAIAGIFEKIPVSMDINGKAYHLSLEPRVTLLDLLREQLALTGTKKGCDHGQCGACTVHVNGQRINACLTLAVMQEGKKITTIEGLANGNTLHPVQEAFIKHDGFQCGYCTPGQIMSAVACLREGHAGSPGEIREFMSGNICRCGAYDNIVAAITAIKQGGQKV; this is encoded by the coding sequence ATGCCACATGCACAAAATGACCAACACCCAAAGGGCAAACACGCAGCCAGGCGTGATTTCCTCAAGCAGTCATCCGCTATAATGGCGTTGGCGCTTGCTCCTCCACTGGTAATGAAAGCCGCTGAAAATGACGAAGCCATCGCTGGTATTTTTGAAAAGATACCGGTAAGCATGGACATCAACGGCAAAGCCTATCATTTATCATTGGAGCCAAGAGTTACCCTGCTGGATCTGCTACGTGAACAACTGGCGCTTACCGGCACTAAAAAAGGCTGTGATCACGGGCAGTGTGGCGCCTGTACCGTACATGTAAACGGACAACGTATCAATGCCTGTCTTACCCTGGCGGTGATGCAGGAAGGCAAAAAAATCACCACAATAGAAGGGCTTGCCAATGGTAACACCCTCCATCCGGTGCAGGAAGCATTCATTAAACACGATGGCTTTCAGTGCGGTTACTGCACGCCCGGACAAATCATGTCTGCCGTAGCCTGTCTGCGCGAAGGCCATGCCGGCTCACCCGGCGAAATCCGCGAATTCATGAGCGGCAACATCTGCCGCTGCGGTGCATACGATAATATTGTAGCTGCCATCACAGCAATAAAACAGGGGGGACAAAAAGTATGA
- a CDS encoding sigma-70 family RNA polymerase sigma factor produces MRTVKDDIFDEDALWKRFKTGDKAAFSLIYREYTLYLLQYGFRFCDDRGKLKDIIQDLFVELWNSRTTIADEVCIRFYLCKSLKYKLIRANYQYRAATDKKNKYLHDSYPGEQERTVEEHMIDAEINTSRSILLDQAIKKLSRRQQEIITLRFYMGFTNAQIAELMHMKYQSVSNLLYSALGRIKETLQSSSFAVRLLETFHIFL; encoded by the coding sequence ATGCGCACAGTAAAGGACGATATTTTCGATGAAGATGCTTTATGGAAGCGATTCAAAACGGGAGATAAGGCAGCATTTTCGCTTATTTACCGGGAATATACGCTATACCTGCTTCAATATGGTTTCCGCTTTTGTGATGATCGCGGGAAGTTAAAAGATATTATACAGGACCTGTTTGTGGAGTTATGGAATAGCCGTACTACCATTGCAGACGAAGTATGTATCCGGTTCTATCTGTGCAAAAGCCTGAAGTACAAACTAATCCGCGCCAACTATCAGTACCGCGCTGCCACCGACAAAAAGAATAAATACCTGCATGACAGTTACCCCGGGGAACAGGAGCGTACTGTTGAAGAACATATGATCGACGCGGAAATCAATACCTCCCGCAGCATACTGCTGGATCAGGCCATCAAAAAATTATCCCGTCGTCAACAGGAAATTATTACCCTTCGTTTTTATATGGGCTTTACCAATGCCCAGATTGCTGAGTTGATGCATATGAAATACCAGTCTGTCAGCAACCTCCTCTACAGCGCGCTGGGACGTATTAAAGAAACCCTGCAAAGTTCTTCTTTTGCCGTGCGCCTGCTGGAAACTTTCCACATTTTTTTATAG
- a CDS encoding xanthine dehydrogenase family protein subunit M: MNQFTYTRPATLKAAIDAVAKNKDARFIAGGTNLLDLMKNGVMTPEKLVDINRLPLRELQFSNNILHIGALALNSDVAAHEVVKAKFPLLSQALLAGASQQLRNMATVGGNMMQRTRCTYFYDTTMPCNKRKPGSGCGALGGINRMHAIFGASDQCIAVHPSDMCVALTALDATVLVASPKGNRRIPAADFHRLPGNTPEKDNNLVKGDLITGVEIPASPFTSNVYYLKVRDRASYAFALVSVAAALDISNNTIRDIRLVMGGVAAKPWRLAEAEKALIGKAPTEENFRSAANVALQSAKTYQYNAFKIPLAQNSIVTALQKAAAI, from the coding sequence ATGAACCAGTTTACCTACACGCGGCCTGCCACCCTGAAAGCCGCCATAGACGCCGTGGCAAAAAACAAGGATGCCCGCTTCATCGCAGGCGGCACCAACCTGCTGGACCTCATGAAAAACGGGGTGATGACACCGGAAAAACTGGTGGACATCAACCGGTTACCACTCAGGGAACTGCAATTCAGTAATAACATCCTGCATATAGGCGCCCTGGCGCTCAACAGCGACGTAGCAGCGCATGAAGTAGTGAAAGCAAAGTTCCCACTGCTCTCTCAGGCATTACTGGCAGGCGCTTCACAGCAACTGCGCAATATGGCTACGGTAGGCGGCAATATGATGCAGCGCACCCGCTGCACCTATTTCTATGATACCACCATGCCCTGCAACAAACGTAAGCCAGGTAGCGGCTGCGGTGCTCTCGGCGGCATCAACCGTATGCATGCCATCTTCGGCGCCAGCGATCAATGCATTGCTGTACATCCCAGCGATATGTGCGTAGCACTCACCGCACTGGATGCTACGGTACTGGTAGCCAGTCCAAAAGGCAACCGCCGTATCCCTGCTGCCGATTTCCACCGGCTGCCGGGCAATACGCCTGAAAAAGATAACAACCTGGTTAAAGGCGATCTGATCACCGGCGTGGAAATTCCGGCCAGCCCCTTTACCAGTAATGTATACTACCTGAAAGTACGTGACCGCGCTTCCTATGCGTTTGCACTGGTATCCGTAGCCGCTGCCCTGGACATTAGTAACAACACTATCCGGGATATCAGGCTCGTGATGGGCGGCGTAGCGGCAAAACCGTGGCGGCTCGCCGAAGCAGAAAAAGCACTCATAGGCAAAGCGCCTACCGAAGAAAATTTTCGTTCAGCCGCCAACGTTGCATTGCAATCTGCAAAAACATATCAGTACAATGCCTTCAAAATACCATTGGCGCAAAACAGCATTGTTACCGCATTACAAAAAGCAGCCGCCATATGA
- a CDS encoding FecR family protein has protein sequence MEHLNEETWEFIRDDRFIQWVLDPDTTNIAYWEHWMAEHPHHIDSLMKAREIVISMRDLPQPGIDPALPEEIYAAIDQGIATEQSTSHVLLTPVRRRIPYRWMSVAAAIAGGIVLVSVFINNNNKNKPAVVQIDSQEINGEVIRTNKTTDNQVAYLTDGSTVVLQSGASIHHETFLQRPQREVYLKGDAFFNIAKDAQRPFFVYTPKVAIRVLGTSFNVKEDKDGNLTVMVKTGKISVYNLADAGHHGYVVTPNHKIRFNPHTAVFVTDSMNVEEEQHVQPPAQIMDFAFEDTPVKEIFKSLEMAYSVKIIADEATFGKCLVTTTITHESFEDKLKIICAAVNATYKISGNRVYISGKPCS, from the coding sequence ATGGAGCATCTGAACGAAGAGACCTGGGAATTTATCCGGGACGACCGTTTTATTCAATGGGTACTAGACCCTGATACCACCAATATCGCTTACTGGGAGCATTGGATGGCAGAACATCCGCATCACATAGATTCCCTGATGAAAGCCAGGGAGATCGTTATATCCATGCGGGACCTGCCGCAACCGGGTATAGATCCTGCTTTACCGGAAGAAATTTATGCGGCCATTGATCAGGGAATAGCAACGGAACAATCAACCTCCCATGTATTACTGACACCGGTAAGAAGGAGGATTCCTTACAGATGGATGAGCGTTGCTGCTGCTATAGCAGGGGGTATCGTGCTGGTATCTGTCTTCATTAATAATAATAACAAAAATAAACCTGCTGTTGTACAGATAGACAGCCAGGAGATAAATGGTGAGGTAATCCGCACGAATAAAACAACGGATAACCAGGTGGCCTATTTAACGGATGGATCAACCGTGGTGTTGCAGTCAGGTGCTTCCATTCATCATGAAACGTTTTTACAGCGTCCCCAAAGAGAAGTATATCTGAAGGGAGACGCTTTTTTTAATATTGCCAAAGATGCACAGCGGCCTTTCTTTGTATATACCCCGAAGGTTGCCATCCGTGTGCTGGGTACCAGTTTTAACGTAAAAGAAGATAAAGATGGTAACCTTACTGTGATGGTGAAAACAGGTAAAATCTCCGTGTATAACCTGGCAGACGCCGGTCATCACGGATATGTGGTGACGCCCAATCACAAGATCCGTTTTAACCCGCATACAGCGGTTTTTGTAACTGATTCCATGAATGTAGAAGAAGAGCAACATGTGCAGCCCCCGGCACAGATCATGGATTTTGCTTTTGAAGATACGCCTGTGAAGGAGATTTTTAAGTCCCTGGAGATGGCCTATAGTGTTAAGATTATTGCCGATGAAGCTACTTTCGGGAAATGCCTGGTTACCACTACTATCACCCACGAATCATTTGAAGATAAACTAAAGATCATCTGTGCGGCAGTTAATGCCACTTATAAGATCAGTGGCAACCGGGTATATATTTCCGGTAAGCCTTGCAGTTGA